In the Oreochromis aureus strain Israel breed Guangdong linkage group 14, ZZ_aureus, whole genome shotgun sequence genome, one interval contains:
- the clmpb gene encoding CXADR-like membrane protein translates to MGFRAVMSAISRSLFLVLVSLLSVGAQTEMKKVVGDNATLPCHHQFSSSVPLDIEWLLQKPNSQQKVIITFFGGNVYISDPIDTEPNHLSFAGEYLGGDASLLISDLLLSDSGEYYCKVKSGGKYHWSQVNLIVLVKPSKPRCRMDGKLQEGSDVKLSCKSSDGSDPISYKWERVLDKGKSLGKLPNLALIDLKNPEIVTLRNLTMDSTGVYRCTASNDVGEENCTIEVTIKHVRDVGMVAGAVVGISLGVLIVILIIWLVFRKKEKKKYEEEETPNEIREDAEAPKAKLVKPNSLSSSRSGSSRSGASSTQSMVHNTAQRGHRPRPPAVAALKENGHPPGFPQSPPSYTTVVPPKTPEPPATPKFNSRNMSGPTPPTLMVPAQTKAFQTV, encoded by the exons TTCTAGTTAGCCTTCTGTCAGTGGGGGCCCAGACAGAGATGAAAAAGGTCGTTGGGGACAATGCCACCTTGCCATGCCACCACCAGTTCTCATCATCCGTCCCTCTTGACATTGAGTGGCTACTGCAGAAACCAAACTCCCAACAGAAAGTG ATTATTACCTTCTTTGGGGGAAACGTGTACATCAGTGACCCGATAGATACTGAGCCCAACCATCTGTCCTTTGCTGGGGAGTACCTGGGTGGAGACGCCTCCCTACTCATCAGTGACCTGCTGCTGAGCGACTCGGGGGAGTACTACTGTAAAGTCAAGAGTGGGGGAAAGTACCACTGGAGCCAAGTCAACCTCATTGTTTTGG TCAAGCCTTCCAAGCCGAGATGCCGGATGGATGGCAAGCTCCAAGAGGGCAGTGATGTCAAGCTGAGCTGCAAATCCAGCGATGGTTCAGACCCCATTAGCTACAAGTGGGAGCGAGTGCTGGACAAAGGCAAGAGCCTGGGAAAACTGCCAAACCTGGCGCTGATAG ATCTGAAGAACCCAGAGATTGTGACCCTGAGGAATCTCACCATGGACAGCACAGGTGTCTACAGGTGCACTGCAAGCAATGACGTGGGAGAGGAAAACTGCACCATTGAGGTCACAATAAAAC ACGTGAGGGATGTGGGGATGGTTGCGGGTGCAGTGGTGGGAATATCCCTCGGTGTCCTCATTGTGATATTAATCATCTGGCTCGTCTTCcggaagaaagagaagaagaagtacGAGGAAGAGGAGACCCCAAATGAGATCAG GGAGGATGCCGAGGCTCCCAAGGCCAAGCTAGTAAAGCCCAACTCCTTGTCCTCATCCCGCTCCGGCAGTTCACGCTCCGGTGCCTCCTCCACCCAGTCCATGGTGCACAACACTGCCCAGCGTGGTCACCGCCCTCGCCCACCTGCTGTAGCAGCTCTCAAGGAAAATGGACACCCTCCAGGCTTCCCCCAGTCCCCTCCATCCTACACTACAGTGGTGCCCCCTAAAACCCCTGAGCCCCCTGCCACTCCCAAATTCAACTCCAGGAACATGTCTGGGCCTACACCCCCAACCCTCATGGTGCCCGCCCAGACCAAGGCCTTTCAGACTGTGTAG